The DNA sequence AAGGTGATTGAATGGTTAAAGATGAAAATGTTGTTAATCAAGAATTGTTGGTTGTTAAGGACTTATTTGTCTCTATGAGTTCTGATTCTGGTAAAGAAATAATAAAAAATGTTTCTTTTAATGTTAATAAGGGTGAAACAGTTGTTATTATTGGTCCTAATGGTTCTGGTAAAAGCACTATTGCTAAGGCTCTTACTGGTTTTCCTGGTTTAAATATTAAAGGCGACGTTATTTTTAATGATGAGATTCTTTTTGATTTAAGTCCTACTGAGCGTTCTAGGAAAGGTTTGTTTATGTCTTTTCAGAGTCCTGTTGAGATTCAAGGTGTTACTTTGTCTAATTTTTTAAGAACTGCTATTAATGCTAGAAGACCTAAGGATAATAAAATAAATCTTAGGGATTTTGTTTCATTGTTAAATGAAGCTATGGCTTCTTTGAATATTCCTAAGGAATTTGCTCATAGGGATTTAAACCATGGTCTTAGTGGTGGTGAAAAAAAGAAAGCTGAGATGCTTCAATTATTCATGCTTAATCCTGTTTTGGCTATTCTTGACGAGACTGATTCGGGTTTGGATGTTGATGCTTTAAAAGAAGTTTGTTTAGGTATTAATAAGTTAAAAGAGTTAAATCCTGATCTTGGTTTAATAGTGATTACTCATTATAAGAGGATGCTTGATTATTTAAATCCTGATAAAGTATTAGTTCTTGTTAATGGTGAGATAAAGAAGCGAGGCGGTGAGGAACTTGTTCATTTAATTGAAGAAAAAGGTTTTGAGGTGTTTAAATGATTGATTTTTCTAAAATAAAAATAAGAAGACCTAAGGATTTAAGGTTCTCTTCAGCGGGCATTCCTCTTAGTACGCCTGTGAGAAATACTGGTGAAGGTGTAAAGCATGTGCGCAGTCTTGGTCTTGGGGGTATGGAATTAGAATTTGTTCATTCTGTTAATCTTAATCAGGAAGCGGCTTTATCAGTGGGTAAAATCGCTGATGAACACGACGTTGTTTTGTCCGCGCATGGTTCTTATTATATAAATTTGAATGCTTTGGAGCCTCAAAAAGTTGGTGCTAGTAAGTCAAGGATTCTTGAAGCTGCAAAGATTGCTAGGTTGGCTGGTGCGTTTAGTGTTACTTTTCATCCTGCTTTTTATTTGAAGGATTCTAAAGAAATTGTTTATAACAATGTAAGAACTCAGCTTCAAAAAATAGTTCAGGAATTAAAAGACAAGGGTAATGATATAACTATAAGTCCTGAGACTACGGGTAAGGGTACTCAGTTTGGTGATTTAAAAGAGCTTGTTAGTCTTAGTGCTGAAGTTGATCAAGTTAGACCTTGTATTGATTTTGCTCATCTTCATGCTCGTTCTGTTGGTAAGTATAATTCTTTAGAAGAGTTTCGTTCAGTGTTATCTATTGTAGAGGATGGTTTGGGTAGGGAAGCACTTGATAATATGCATATGCACGTTGCGGGTATTGCGTATGGTGATAAGGGTGAGAAGCATCATTTAATACTTGAAGATTCAGATTTAAAATATGATGCTTTATTGAGGGCTTTAAAAGAATTTAAAGTGAAGGGTTCTTTGGTTTGTGAAAGTCCTAACATAGAAGGTGATGCTTTACTTTTGAAAAAAACGTATGAGTCAATAAAATAATGAGGGGAAAAAATGGATACTTTAAGCACGGTTAATAAAAATAAGGATCAAGTAGAGCAACATTTTAGTTGGGATGATATTGTTTTGATTATTAACAAATTTGTTCCTGTATTTAAAGATAAAAAATATGATTTTATTTTTGGTATTCCTAGAGGTGGTTTAATAATTGCTACTTTATTAAGTTATAAGTTGAATGTTCCTTTAGTTCTTGACGAATCTAAGCTTCCTAGTCTTAGCAATGTTTTAGTAGTTGATGATATAGCTGATACAGGTAATACTTTGTCTAAATATGAATCTCTTGGTTTTGATTCTTTCACCATTTTTTATAAGGATAAATCAATTGTTAAGCCTGCTTTTTTTGGTGAAGTAAAACTTGATGAAACTTGGATTGTTTTTCCGTGGGAGGTTGATTAAAATGATTAAAAGAGTCATAATTATTCATGGTTGGGGAGCTACTCCTGAGTCTGATTGGTTTCCTTTTTTGAAAAAAGAATTGTTAAAAAAAGGTTACGAGGTTGAAGTTCCTGAAATGCCTAATACTGATGAGCCTAATATTAGTGAGTGGGTTTCTGAGCTTGATAAGTTAAAGCCTGATGAGTTCACTATTTTAGTAGGTCATTCTGTTGGTTGTAGAACCATTCTTAATTATTTAAAAAATAATAATATCAAAGTAAAAAAAGTGATTTTGGTTGCGCCTTGGTTAAATATTAACTTAGAGGTTCTTGATAATGAAGAAAAAGAAATTGTTAAGCCTTGGATTAATGATTATTTGGTTCTTGATGATTTAAGAAAAAAGTCGAGTTTTGTTGTTGTTCATTCTTTGAATGATCCTTTTTCTTTTAAGGAAGATATTGAAGAATTATTAATTTCTTTGAATGCTGAAGAAGTTAATTTAGGAAATAAAGGTCATATTAACGCGGAGGATGGCAAAATTGATTTGCCTGAGATTTTAAAGTTTTTTTAAATTGCATGGAGGTGTAATAAAATGGAAGAATTGCCTGAATTAGGATATGAGTATGATGCTTTGAAGCCTTATATTGATGAGGAAACGATGAGGATTCATCATTCTAAGCATCATCAAGCATACGTTGATAAGTACAACGCAGCTGTTAAAGGAACTGAATTTGAGGATGTTCCTGTGGATGATGTTTTGAAGGATTTAGACAAATTGCCTGGTGAGATTAAGCAGGCTGTTATTAATAATGGTGGGGGTCATTCTAATCATAAGTTGTTTTGGTCCTTGTTGAAAAAAGATGTTTCTATGCCTGAGGAGCTTAAAGAATTATTGATTGAAAATTTTAGTAGTGTTGAGAATTTTAAGGAATTATTTAAAGAAGCTGCTCTTACTCAGTTTGGTTCTGGTTGGGCTTGGCTCGTTAAGGATGGTGATTTCCTTAAAATTTTAAAAACTCAGAATCAAGACACCCCTTTAAGTCAGGGTTTGAAGCCTTTATTAACTATTGATGTCTGGGAGCACGCATATTATTTAATGTATCAAAACAGGCGTCCTGAATACGTTGAAAACTTTTTTAACGTCGTGAATTGGGAAGAAGTTCTTAGAAGACTCGAAGAATAAATTTTTTTTTTTGTTTTTTTGTTTTTTTTTTCAAAACATTTTTATTGTTTGCTTTTTAATTATTTTTTTTAATTATGATTTTTTTTTTGGATTGGAGGTTGTTAATATGAAATTAAGTGTGAAAAAAGATTTGGATGCGTCCAAGAAATTGTTAGTTCTTGGTTTTTTTAGTGATGATAAAGATTATTATAAAGATTTGAATTCTTTGGTTCATCAAAAAATTGTTAGTGCTTTAAATAATAAGACGTTTAATGAAAAAATTGGTAGTACTATTAGGTTAATGATTAATGATTCTGTTTATGATGAAGTATTGGTTG is a window from the Candidatus Woesearchaeota archaeon genome containing:
- a CDS encoding alpha/beta fold hydrolase codes for the protein MIKRVIIIHGWGATPESDWFPFLKKELLKKGYEVEVPEMPNTDEPNISEWVSELDKLKPDEFTILVGHSVGCRTILNYLKNNNIKVKKVILVAPWLNINLEVLDNEEKEIVKPWINDYLVLDDLRKKSSFVVVHSLNDPFSFKEDIEELLISLNAEEVNLGNKGHINAEDGKIDLPEILKFF
- a CDS encoding superoxide dismutase, whose product is MEELPELGYEYDALKPYIDEETMRIHHSKHHQAYVDKYNAAVKGTEFEDVPVDDVLKDLDKLPGEIKQAVINNGGGHSNHKLFWSLLKKDVSMPEELKELLIENFSSVENFKELFKEAALTQFGSGWAWLVKDGDFLKILKTQNQDTPLSQGLKPLLTIDVWEHAYYLMYQNRRPEYVENFFNVVNWEEVLRRLEE
- a CDS encoding TIM barrel protein, coding for MIDFSKIKIRRPKDLRFSSAGIPLSTPVRNTGEGVKHVRSLGLGGMELEFVHSVNLNQEAALSVGKIADEHDVVLSAHGSYYINLNALEPQKVGASKSRILEAAKIARLAGAFSVTFHPAFYLKDSKEIVYNNVRTQLQKIVQELKDKGNDITISPETTGKGTQFGDLKELVSLSAEVDQVRPCIDFAHLHARSVGKYNSLEEFRSVLSIVEDGLGREALDNMHMHVAGIAYGDKGEKHHLILEDSDLKYDALLRALKEFKVKGSLVCESPNIEGDALLLKKTYESIK
- the sufC gene encoding Fe-S cluster assembly ATPase SufC; the protein is MVKDENVVNQELLVVKDLFVSMSSDSGKEIIKNVSFNVNKGETVVIIGPNGSGKSTIAKALTGFPGLNIKGDVIFNDEILFDLSPTERSRKGLFMSFQSPVEIQGVTLSNFLRTAINARRPKDNKINLRDFVSLLNEAMASLNIPKEFAHRDLNHGLSGGEKKKAEMLQLFMLNPVLAILDETDSGLDVDALKEVCLGINKLKELNPDLGLIVITHYKRMLDYLNPDKVLVLVNGEIKKRGGEELVHLIEEKGFEVFK